The DNA segment TGTTACAGAGCAGTGCTGGTCGGTTTGGCTGCTCTGTAAGTATGCTGATTCGCGTGCAGGGGTGACGTTATCAGAGCATTCGACCTTATTTCTTGGTCCAAGATCTTTTCCATACTCTTTAGTAGGAACTAAGTTAGACTAATCTGTCTAAAGGATTTAGCCAGTGAGTAGTCCTTCCTTCCCACTTTTGGTATAAAGATCACCTTTGCTGTCCTCCATGGTTCAGGGATATACGCCAGCGCCAGGCTATCTCTCATTAGCTGAACAAGGTATGACAGTAGAACCTGCTCTCCTTGTTGCAGAAGTGCTGGAACTTCCTCAACTATCTCCGGGAAATGCGCTCGCAAGAATGTCGTAGCTCTCTCCTCCGCATTGGTTGTATAAGTACCTCCCATTTTTTAATCTTCCCCCTAACCAGAGCTTTGTGCAGTCTTCCTGCCTCTGGTGTAGAGAAGACGTTTTCAcagaaatttctaaaattctCCAGCTTTGCAGACCTAATCTCCTTATTATAGGCAGTTAGGTTACCTCTGTACTCCTCCCAGTTCCCAGTACGCTTGGCTTTGTTGAAGAGCTTACGTAGTTTTGATCTCAGTTCCGAGAGTTTTCTTGACCACCAGGGACAATTGCGTCATTTGGTGATCGTATTTAGGGGGCAGCTGCGCTTGTCACGGCTTGGTTCAGAGCAGATAGCCTGCTCTTCAGTCCCAAGGCCGTTGTACCTCTGACTAGCTTCCCTTCCTCTTTCAGATTTAACTCTAACGTATCCCGATATGTGGTCCAATTTGTGTTTTTGGGAATATGGGAATACCCTCCACTGTGAGACAAGAGTTCGTTACTCAGGGTGATGTTCAGCACTTCCCTCCTGTTACTTGTGACGAAAGTAGGTTCACACCCTACATTCTCAATACTTAAATTATTACTAATAATAAATTCGAGGAGCGACTCACCTCATGCATTGCAGTCTTTCATCGACcggaacagaaatcaaaaaatgttgtttatcaagctgcgctgcattgaaaaaatgtagaaaaaccgcaaataaatgattttcaacacaatataaattcaactttcttttcatttcaaaacacataatttcacccATACTAGGGGTCAGCTAGTAAAGTACATATGCATACGTATCGATATATGAAATTGCTTGGATTCTGATCTTCTTttattcctgcaagttgcaagagatCTGTGACCAGGAAGTAGTAGCGGGGGTCAGATCTGGAAAATACGGTGACTGAGCAGTCGATTCGAATCCCAATTCATGGGCTTTTGCCTAGCCTTTTACATGCTTAGTACATTGTTCTTTCTTCAAATGCGGACgcttttcggcgatttcgttcttcaagcgatccaataacgctatgtaatagttgCTGCTGATGGTCTTTCCGTTTTAAAAGGTAGTCTTAAAAATTATACCATGCCTATCTCAAAATACAGATGTCATAACTATTCCGTTTTTCACGCAAAAACTCGTGCTTATTATGCATGAACttctccaaacactgcttcgAATCCTCAAACGGTCGTTGTTTTTGTCAAACCCTGTACATACAATATTGCATGGACATTTTATTgtagaaaaacttttttcaccttggatcccacacaattcgTTGATCGCTCAAGAAGGGCTTGTGTCGATTGGTCGATTGGAATGTTATAAAATACGGTAACAATGTGatagtgtttaacgtgggatcctgctggcgacagcttaactccacagtgctcaaaagcacaacggatcaatacaatgcgtcgatcagcgccctgaaaactgggtaacgattttcagtaccaatcggcagtgtggcatggacacactaaccaccttggtagggctcgaacccatctaaaacctctgccgtactttgggtccggcatccggttgcaatgcaactccacattcgactaacaaagtcagttcttcccgcgatttgggttttaaccacagccaccacgaatatccacaaagggccaaacccaatgagcagactggagcgaactccaggggctactgctccccgtggtaccaggttaaagtctttggtattgaccttgtagccgaagctacgaccagttgagcttccatacagtcCTGGactcgcctcttacgacaggcatgccttaccgcgggtatattcggtttcccctcgaacccggaggggGAAAAAAATGTGGAACGCTTCACGATTTTGCGTGTCATCCTTGCGCAGGGTAACGGTACTTCAAGACATGTTTATGACGGATTTTTACGAatgagcccgaaagtaaacagcagtcgactgtatggaGGTTTTAAAAACAGCCGAATCTAATAAAAGCGATTCGActacgaagcacttccaagcaaatggttacCTGtccttttggaaaaactgcacaTGTCGCAATTATGCCACTAGAACAACGcggaacagtaaattctgagtagTATATACAACTATTTGTTTGCCagtgtctttcaagaaatcaagaaactgaaacaactgcatttttgagcacttaaaACATCGTTTTGATGAATAATCCAGCGGATAGTCTggatgacttctttttattcccgtacgGAAAAAGTGTTTTAAGGATTGGTTCATACGTATGCAAAAGCTTATAGATCTTAatagagaatattttgaaaaacaataaagcaatttacgatgattattattttattttgttttctaatcccgaaatataaaatccAACCTACGTATACTAGCGCCTGTTAAAGGTTGGGGATAACTAGATCTATCCATCTATTTGTCCGGCCAGGAACTTTGCAATTCACCTAAcgttacatatactatatgaggttagaaatgaatatgtagtTGTCACATAAAAACATGACGTGattgacaaaattattatatagcATATTATTAGTAAGGGTACACCAAGCTACACAAAAATCATCACAAAGTTCGTGTGGCAAAAATCCGATAtcacccattttcacaatgtctgAAGGGGTGATGAAAATATTTGTCTTCCGCAAATTTGGTTGATAGAGTTTTACTGATTTGtgatatatggtatgtatataaatttatgaggGGTGGGAACAAGCTTACCATTCTCGATCAATCAATGTATCAAATTACAGTCTTGTATCTTAATTTGCGGCTTAGTTatagactttttttgttttagttaatggcattttgtggACGTGACAGTAATGCGATTCCGCCAATCTTTGTCAGTACCAAGTATCATCAAgatatttcaacttttattccatttatggtatacatatgtagtatactTATCGTAAATCGTATTAAACTCGTGTCGTtaagctgatcatttacatatataaatgtagttCTATATCtatttcaattagttttaggttaaCAAAACTTTTACATTCTTCAGCAACATGTTGTGTGCTGGGTACTTatcttagtccttccttacttttttcttAATGGTCATCAATGAGCGACCAGAACTGTATGAAGGCCGGTAGTGCTTTTAAATCCATTCTTATATGTTTGTATTCACATGACGGGTcttccaatagggatgatatatatattaatatgccATGATCTGTGggttttttttcattgtattcagtaatgtttacaatttcatcatggaaagatatacgcaagaaAAACGCTAACAAactattcaattttattatcaaagtatccgtataaaattgttctcgtTCAAGAACTGAAGACATTGGACAaccgtaaacgtcgtgaatttcTTGATTCTTTTGGAAGAACGTGAATAATCTAACgatgttttttaaaaacaaaaataaataaataaaactgccGATTCTAGTGCGAAGAAAATCGGCAATTATTCTTGTACATTCATTTCAttctaaattgacagtttgaaaTGACACCAGCTTCATTACTgccaatggagagcggtatacaTCGATGACAACTATCTTTTTATGGCGGCACTTGGAGGAAGTGGATCTTGCCAACATCTGGTTCTAACCAGACGGGTCTACGTGCCTCACAGCACGTGCAACTACCGAATTATTGTGAGATAAGTTTAGAGactcgattatttcaagaaattgtgacattgaagggtctccaaaaaattataatttaacatACCAGTTTACTGCTTCTTGAagagttatttgaagtcattgatATGTAGCAGTAAACCAGGCTCTCTTCAAGCTTTGCGACATGCGActtggaaaaagtactcgaaaattggattcatcgtattcgttcctgcaaaacgATGactgatgttatattcagaacttaattgtatcgaatatacatacttcaaaataaataaaaaaaatgtttgaatttccttaaaaattagtgtgttttgtttagaaatcatatcactctaattggaaaaccctgtatatCGGAAGGTTAATCGGGAAATTTCTCTCTCTTAGTCAGCGTGTGTTTTGAAGCACCGAAATAATGTGTATTGCGTGTCCATAAACAGTTTGGCAACAGCACGAACGTCACCAAACACGTACAGTGAGTGAATGCAAACGATTAATCTACAGAAGAAAGTGGGTGGAAAAAGTTAGCCTATGAAAGTGTTGCGCACACTCAGCGCCACAGACCCAACTGAGTCCACCTTTGAAGCACTAACACAGATCGCTACTTGCGAttgtaataacaataaaaaatcgcatttaaaataaataattaggcGATCACTTCCAATTGGTAGCCAATAGCAGTCAGCAACGGCAAAAGATTGCACCAAATCAGCAGCGATGCTTGTAATCTAATCGCTCTAAGCCAACAGGCCGCAATGGAAAAGTAAGCAGCTACGAATTCAACACGCTCTAAATAGTCAGTGCATGCgaggaaaaaacaaaagcatGGCAAGCGGACGTGTGTGTGCAGATCGGTTGCAAAGGAAAATGCTAAATGATTTGTACGGCTCTGGCAGACTTGGCAAGTGGGTCCAGCAATTGCAGCGGCAATAACAGTGGCAGTCAATTGCAACGCCGCACTAATTGTGGCAAGGTAAAGTGTATAAATTTGATTGGCACACAGGCGGCGCTGATCAGTTGCATTTTGCTTAAAGTTTGGAGAGGCTGCTATGAACTGGATATTCTTTACTTCATGTTAAACAAGCTGTTCATGGGTATATAGGAAAACAGTTAATCGTATAGTTCGACGTTCTCCTTTCACTGCAACAGCGCGGCAAGGATATGTGGTAGAAGCCGCCACCGATACACGCCAGTAATAAGTGGATAAATTTGCTCTCCTGAAGCCGAATATCATCGCCATGGACGTGAATTTCAGGCTAGGGATCGCATTAATACTGATCGCACTGTGTCAGGAAGCGACCTTATTGGAATTGCCCGCTCAGAACAGTAATGGCAACAGCAGTCCTCACAAAGCCGCTCGTAGCACACTGCTCGATAATGGACTCACGCGTACATTAAAGCATATTTACGGTATTTGTGGTGATCGAGATGATCTCTTTTGGTGCTTCAAGGTGCAGGCAGCACGCATGTTGGGACGCGCGTTGAAAGTGCACAACATAAATATCTTGGAGGGAGTCACCATTATCAAGAAGGTGGAAAATGAGACACGGACTGCCCGTGCGAGCGCAAATGCGGATTTAATTCTGAATAATCGCGATTTGGATAATCTGTCGATGAAAAGCTTGGATGCGCTGTTACTGGAGCGGTTTTTGCGCTTCGTTGACAGTCGACAGCTGCAGGTGAATTTACCGCGCCTACTTAATTTCGGACAGCGTAATGGGCAAGATTTCTTTGGCTCGGCAATGGGTTACTTCCAAAAATTTGCTTTAGGTGACGTGGACGCTGACAATGCTGTAGATGAGGGACGTAAAAAGAAGGGCGACGATAAGAAGTACTTGGGTCCATTTATTGCGGCTGTAATGCTAAAGACGGCCATACTGAAGATGGCCTATCACTCTATTGCAATTATCGCGGGCAAGGCACTGATCGTGGGAAAAATTGCGCTCATAATCAGCGCCATAATTGGACTCAAGAAGTTGGTGTCGGCGGAGGGTGGTGAAAAGACCACTTACGAAATAGTGAAACACCCACAAGTACAGCACAGCCAAACCTATTCATCAAGTCATGCGGGCGAATACGAGGCTGGGCATGAAAGTGGCTCTTACCATCGCAGCATCGATGACGAGATGATGATGCAGGATAAGGCTTACAACGCTTGGGTGCCGTCGCGTGTGCATTCATAAGAACGCTAAATTATGTCAATGTATAGAGTGTGGTTATATATTGGAGTATACATCGAAGCGGCGTTGTTGAAGAGAGTCGTCTTTGTCGCAGTTAAGCGATCTTACGTCAAACCAAAGCTGATCACCAAAAAGTAGGAAATATATGGAATATTGAAAATGACAATTGAAACTTAGGTAACTTATTCACGTTTAGTAAGGCACAGTGgtgttatttacatttttatttatatacatatatgtatttatatcatTGTTAAACCTAATGCCTAATATATCTAGTTgtgttgtatgtatttttagctAAATAAGTTCTAGTCTGTAAGCTTATCGACGTAATAAAGAAAACATTCGCTTCccatttttcaagatttttcattttctacttTGCTACGCACTTATATCAATATGTTTGTCATAATGAACATTTTCACTTAATAATCTCAATTAACTCTAAAGAAATCCAGCTTGTGCCTGTTTACGTCTATATCCATCATCTATGTCTTCATTAGCTGCTTCGTTGATTTCATTGACGTAATAGCGGTGATTTTGATGACTAGCGGAAGCTTTCGATGGAGGAGGTGGCGTTGGCGAATGATGATAAGCTTTGACAGGCTGTAGCTCTTCGCTGATTATTCCTGTCACAGGATAAATATGTGGCATGCGACGATGCCATCCTTCATCGTGCTCATATCCGCTATGACCACCTCCGCCGCCATGTCCGTGGCCGGTTACAACAATACGCTCCGTGCTGACGCTATTTCCAGTTGATCCCTTTTTGAGACTGCcctaaaaaaaacaagtttcaaTGTCGCTTATGCAAATGGCCGTTAAAATAAAGGATTAATTCTAATATGCTTCTAAATTGGATTAATTTAACGGAGGTCAATTGTTGATGGTGCACTGGAAGTGTTTTgtaataataagttttaattCGGTGCATATTGCCAAAATTAGTAAGCTTTAAGACTTAagttaactaattaaaaatttgtttgctatttttaagaaattcagCCTTCTGTTGGTGGCGTAGCTAATTACTTTGGATTATTTAAAGGACATCTAAAGGAACTTCACGAcccaacaatattttttcgaacTAGTTGTGATTGACATCCAggttaaataaatacaattcgGTGTATGATAAAATTCAAAAGACCTATGTATCTCTAGGGGTTTGTGAAATAATCCAAAATACCTAGCATTTTGTGAAGATTTTTTCGGCAATTATATATATGCCATTAGGCCTAATTGTTTGCCCTTTTGTGggctttttaagaaattttaaagttgcaAATTATCTTTATACGCGGTTCGCTCTGTAATCGCTAAAATATTCTCGTTATTATTGTTGTCGGTggtgaaaaaatatcaatttcaataaaaatttgtggtaTTACTCTCAAGAGCTTTTAATAACAAACCTTATGAAATTTCGGAGCAAAAGGGCTTATAGTGTCGGTGGCTTTCCCAATAGCAGTAAGGCATCAGACAGAATTCGAATTCTGTCTCATAAAATGTAATGTTAGACGACGTTCTTGTAACTTCCATGATAGCAAATATGTGAAATGTATTCGTCTGATAACAAAGCAATGCCTGTGTCTACATTTCAGATGGGAATTTAGAGTAATTTTAACCtcataacgtcaagtttgtaaCATAAATCTGAATCTTATCAGAAACATATCACAAATTGAAGAGGATTGGTCTAAAGTCGGTCCCGAAATACTtgaaaactcaataaaaatgaTGCTTACACAATACTTAAATCCTAAAGAGCTGTTATTCGAATCATCGCCAATATGAGTTTTACCAAAGCCTTTTACAAATCTTTGTTCCGAAGATTCAATTACACTTTCTGCCACTACAATTTTCCAAAAtccgaatttaaaattttgtactgtaaaatattcaccatattacataaatatttttgtaatgcaAATTGTAATTTACTGCTGATCGATTAaccgaatttaatttaataatttagtaaCGAAATTAGAAATTGATAAGCTGcgaacaaaggataaagataaTTAAAGCAATACCAATAGCTGAATTCAAATTAGATTTGTTAAATAGCcggattttaaagttttataatttGCGTTAGTtcattgtttaattttataggAACTATTACTATCGAATAAGAAACAACTAGACTTAGAAGACCGTTAGGAAAACCGCTTATATgaacatatgtgtatgtatgtatgaaattgTATGTTTACTCACGAGTACGGAAACGAGCAGTGCTATTTTCGCCATAACGAAGGCGGCGCCCGCGATCAGGATCACTTTGCCGAGGAACATTTGCGCGACCATAGCCATCATCGCCATTCCACCCATCATTGCCATATTTTTGTCTTTGCCCTTCTTTTTGCGTCCTTTAAGTGAATTGTAATTATGTAAAAGTCCTTCTTTAATTAGAAGTTTTTTCTTATGCTTGTCCTTGTCTTTGTGTTTgtcgttcttctttttgttttcgtcCTTATCTTTGTGCTTGTCCTTTTCTTTCTcatttttatctttatctttatatttGTCTTTCTTGTGCTTATTTTTATCTTTAGttacctttttcttttttgttttcttatgtttgtctttctttttcttcttgcTGTCTTTGTCTTTGTTCTTGTCCAGTTCAATTTTGTCTTTGTCATTTTGCAAGAATATTGTGCCGTCACTACTGCTAGCACTGAATGTTTCTAATTTATCATCTACTAGACCATTGAATAGTCTATGCGTACCTTCATCCGCTTGCGCCGCCTCCGTTTCGGGCGACGTTTCAGCCGGCGCAATATTCTGCAACGCCAGCCCATCGATTGCATCCGAGATTCCAGCGCTAATTTTACTCAGGGTTCCAACGGAGGTTGGTAACTGTAAGCGAATTGAACGCGTTTTAGCTAGTTGCAACAAACCCGCTGCAATACCACTCTCGTTATGCTGGCTGTCACCTTCTGTTTTGAGTGAGCGTTGTCGAGGTgcctgagtttttgaaaaattaagctGTTCTTCTGTGCGTTCTTCACTCTTATTGCCTGTCAACTTCTCGACGAAAATGTAATCCCCCCATTGCCATGTGCTGTTGTCCTGTGCGACGGCATCGACGAACCTCAGCAATTGATCCTCTAAACATAGCCACTGCTCCGTTGCAGCCAAGCACTGTGTGACCGAGCGGCCAACAGCACGCAATGTCATCAACTCGACTGTGTCACTCACATTATTGGCTGTCCTTCTTGGTATTGTTATGGTCACGGTAATCGGGCAGCATTTGAAAAGgatcaaaaattgcaaaacaagCCCTGCCATACACAAACACTGGCGGCCACGCGTTACCGCAAACATTTTCGtcaattgcatattttatttcgtaaaaccaatttattttttgcactttaAAGGTAAATTTCGTTATACGCACTATGACCTTTTCTCGTTGGTTTCACCTCAACAGCGGGACACAACCGCAACCGACACCTTTATTCAAATACTAAAATGTTTTCTCTTAATTTGTCTGCATTTATAGGAGTTCTATGGGTGGGTGCACACAACTTTTTCCGTCGGTCCCATGGTTGTTGTTAATAGCTACTACTCAGGTAAAAACCTATAAAAacgcagaagaaaaaaaattggtaatacaaatatgaaaatgggaaattaaaaaacacCTCAATGTAATTGACTTTGAGAAAAAAGTTGTGTATATTTTTAGAACAGACAGACAACACGAACCACAAAAGGTAAAAACGATTTACTTGGGTTAATATGGTATAGTATCCCGTAAACATACTTTTTGTCTTTCTGTAAAATTCTGCTCTCCTTATTCAAAGCACTGTAATTAGTGTGTTTGTCAAAGCGGTaaaatgaaaaacgaaattagaAATTGATTGCCATCTAATCAGTGGTGATACAACTTAGCTTTTGTGCTGCGACTTTGTCTGGTTTGCAGCGCCATACAAACAGTACTGTTAGGCGATACTATGACACACATATTATTCCATATAAGAGAATAAGTAAGTTAGAGTATGATAGAGTTGTATAAGTAATGGCTCGagtatttttgtttcaatttgtaattaaatagaCATTACATTATAGCTAAGCCATTTCGTTCATTGCAATGACATACTCGCCTTAGAGAATGTGCTTTACTTTTGTctctttcaatttatttaaatatttttttctaagtttttatagtattttctGCAAAATACTAAACAAACTTGCGCAATATCTGCCTTAGGTGAAAAAAGAGTTAAGCGAACTTTCGTCACTACTATTTAccaaaagatatatttttacaccctgtacagggtatatTAGGTTTGCGATGCGCCGAAAAGGAAAGTATTTATATGATTAAGTGATCGGCGTGACAACCTAAATCGATGTAGCCGGGCCCATCAGTGTGTCGGTCTattcgtctgtatatacgcgaattagtcCTTCAGTATTTGATATACATAGTAGACCTGAAACACGCCCTTTTCTCACCTAGCAGTTGCTAATTTGTTGGAACTGCCTATATCGGACTACTGTAGCATACAGCTGTGAAACAAAGTGAACGATCTGAagtatttatatggaaaacatttgTATTTCACAAGGTATcgtatcttcataaaatttgttataGTTTACAATCGAAGGCATttctacaatctccgaagaaaatatttagatcgaatctccttcttcttcttctttcttttcttcttaattgtcgTAGACAcggcttacgcgattatagccgagttaacaacagcgcgccagtcgtttcttcttttcgctacgtggcgccaattggatattccaagcgaagccaggtccttctccacttggtccttccaacggagtggaggtcttcctctgcttttctcgacggatactgcgtcgaatactttcagagccgcTCTCTTTTAagtcgctaaactatgtcaatggcgtcgtatatctcgtacagctcatcgttccatcgaatgcgatattcgccgtggccaatgcgcaaaggactattTATCTAGGAtctatgcctctgcactatatagcaggacaggataatgagtgacttatagagttttgttttagtTAGTCGAGataggactttatttctcaattgtctacctgtatttagtccgaagtagcaaggaggctaacgttgttgttggcgctAATGTtgtttccaagatagacgaaactatctacgtcttcgaagttatgactatcagtGAATTGGGaacctagtcgcgagtgcgacgactctttgtttaatatatatatgtatatactatattttccCGTAGATCCTAGGTGGAACATAGGACctcaataaacaaattataattaatctTATTTAAAGCtatgaatttaatttctctCCAAGAATAACCACTTCTTTGTGCCTATGCTTCGACTTCTCGTCTCCAGGTGTTGGCTGGTCTACCGTGTATTCGGCTTCCTTGCGGATTCCAATCTAGCGCTGTTCTGCTAATGTCATCGTGAGGCTTTCGCAGAGTGTGGCCGATCCATTTCCATTTACGACGTAGAATTTCGATATGGATCGGTAACTGTTTGGTTACGGTCCAGAGGCTAGCATTGCTAATAACGTTAGGACAGGAGCTTTTTCGTTtcgccctcgttcaccaccagaaacatttatttaactttcgtatccattctggagaaagcagaactaatggtaCGGTTGTTAATGTCAATGATATCAGCTTATGCAGCTCGAGTCTTTTCTCCAAGATTAGACTGAAGAACTAAAAGAGGTTTAAGtaagtcgtcttgtctgaaacctcttttAGTATATGGaaaggtcctttccgatcctgacagaCTTTTGGCGTTGCTCAAAGTTAGTTTACAAAGTGGTATTTGTtatgcggggataccaaataaagccaaactgataaggtccaatcagtttgttgacggttggCTTTATTCTCTCACACaattatcccacggtagttggcgcagattttagggtatctctttttgtggattggcaaagcacacttaaattccaatcgtcgggcatgctttcgacCAACCTTATTAGTCTTTCGAagacgtgtttgaatagcttggccagCAATCCACTACAATCtaccgccgctttgttgttcttcagacgaaaactattatgctctgtagcaacatgttgcaagagtacaaaaatgCATTAGCCACATTTGAATAAAAGTAACAGATGACCCCGATCATTTCAAAACCAACTGGTTTGACTCTGCATTTGGTCTTTTTAGTTAGTATTTTTGACTGTTGGGctttaaaaaaccaaatatatatgtagtttctACTTGGTTCAAAAAACAACGAAGTTTcgttaaacatttttacatttcgTAAATAAAAAAGGTAAGATAACTAATAAATACTGACAACTAAATTTACATAACAAATGGATTAAAGGGAAGTTTCATTGCAAAGGTGGTGTATCCGTATCTAAAAGGTTTACTACTACGTTCAACATTATTCCCAAACGtgaataaacttaaaaaaaatataaccccATTTTGTTACACGGTGGGTCTGTTAATTAGTATTTACCCTCACCATCCGATACTTATGTTAGTATTCACTGCAGGCTTTAATC comes from the Bactrocera neohumeralis isolate Rockhampton chromosome 2, APGP_CSIRO_Bneo_wtdbg2-racon-allhic-juicebox.fasta_v2, whole genome shotgun sequence genome and includes:
- the LOC126756387 gene encoding uncharacterized protein LOC126756387, with the translated sequence MDVNFRLGIALILIALCQEATLLELPAQNSNGNSSPHKAARSTLLDNGLTRTLKHIYGICGDRDDLFWCFKVQAARMLGRALKVHNINILEGVTIIKKVENETRTARASANADLILNNRDLDNLSMKSLDALLLERFLRFVDSRQLQVNLPRLLNFGQRNGQDFFGSAMGYFQKFALGDVDADNAVDEGRKKKGDDKKYLGPFIAAVMLKTAILKMAYHSIAIIAGKALIVGKIALIISAIIGLKKLVSAEGGEKTTYEIVKHPQVQHSQTYSSSHAGEYEAGHESGSYHRSIDDEMMMQDKAYNAWVPSRVHS
- the LOC126756365 gene encoding uncharacterized protein LOC126756365 produces the protein MQLTKMFAVTRGRQCLCMAGLVLQFLILFKCCPITVTITIPRRTANNVSDTVELMTLRAVGRSVTQCLAATEQWLCLEDQLLRFVDAVAQDNSTWQWGDYIFVEKLTGNKSEERTEEQLNFSKTQAPRQRSLKTEGDSQHNESGIAAGLLQLAKTRSIRLQLPTSVGTLSKISAGISDAIDGLALQNIAPAETSPETEAAQADEGRKKKGKDKNMAMMGGMAMMAMVAQMFLGKVILIAGAAFVMAKIALLVSVLGSLKKGSTGNSVSTERIVVTGHGHGGGGGHSGYEHDEGWHRRMPHIYPVTGIISEELQPVKAYHHSPTPPPPSKASASHQNHRYYVNEINEAANEDIDDGYRRKQAQAGFL